In Fimbriiglobus ruber, a genomic segment contains:
- a CDS encoding pseudouridine-5'-phosphate glycosidase gives MRADWLTVSAEVAGALTAGRPVVALESTLISHGLPWPTNLETARRAEAAVRAEGAVPATAAVVRGRPTLGLTDAELTDLARAEGVIKASRRDLGAAVAQKRTAGTTVSATMALAHAAGVRVFATGGIGGAHKQANRTHPFDISADLTELSRTPVLVVCAGAKSILDLPQTLELLETFGVPVIGYQTDALPAFYVRESAGAVSCRVETPAEAAAVFAAHVEMGGRGAVLAQPLDEDIAVPPDVFNAAVAQAEAEAAAQGVRGAKFTPFVLARLADLTVGTTLAANQALIVANARLAALVAAALK, from the coding sequence ATGCGCGCCGACTGGTTGACCGTTTCCGCCGAGGTGGCTGGCGCCCTGACCGCCGGGCGGCCGGTGGTCGCGCTCGAATCGACATTGATCTCGCACGGGCTGCCGTGGCCGACGAACCTGGAGACGGCCCGGCGGGCGGAGGCGGCCGTCCGCGCCGAGGGCGCCGTCCCGGCGACCGCCGCCGTCGTCCGCGGGCGGCCGACGCTCGGGCTGACGGACGCGGAACTGACCGACCTGGCCCGGGCGGAGGGCGTCATCAAGGCGAGCCGCCGCGACCTGGGCGCCGCGGTCGCGCAGAAGCGGACCGCCGGTACGACGGTGTCCGCGACGATGGCTCTCGCGCACGCCGCGGGCGTCCGCGTGTTCGCCACCGGCGGCATCGGCGGCGCCCACAAGCAAGCCAACCGGACGCACCCGTTCGACATTTCCGCCGACCTCACCGAACTGTCCCGGACGCCAGTGTTGGTCGTGTGCGCCGGGGCGAAGAGCATCCTCGACCTGCCGCAGACGCTCGAACTGCTGGAGACGTTCGGCGTGCCCGTCATCGGGTATCAGACGGACGCGCTACCGGCGTTCTACGTCCGGGAGAGTGCGGGGGCGGTGTCGTGCCGGGTGGAAACTCCTGCCGAGGCGGCGGCCGTGTTCGCGGCCCACGTCGAGATGGGCGGCCGCGGGGCGGTGCTGGCCCAGCCGCTCGACGAGGACATCGCGGTCCCGCCCGACGTGTTCAACGCGGCAGTCGCGCAGGCTGAGGCTGAGGCGGCGGCCCAGGGCGTCCGCGGGGCCAAGTTCACCCCGTTCGTCCTCGCGCGGTTGGCCGACCTGACCGTCGGCACGACGCTCGCCG